In Chitinophaga oryzae, the sequence CGGTAGCGGAACTGAATGTAAAATACCTGCGTCCGGCCTATTACGACGACCTGATAACGGTAAAGACTATATTAAAAGAGCTGCCCAAAAGTTCACGGATACAGTTTCATAGTGAATTATATAACGAAAAAGGAGAGTTGCTGAACGTAGGCGTGACCACACTGGTGTTCATCGACGTGAAAACCAAACAGAAAGCAGGCCTGCCGGAAGCGCTGAAAGAACGGCTGGAACCATTTTTTCATTAGAAATTACGAATTACGAATTACGAATTGAGGGTTCTTCCTTGATCTTTAATTCGGAATTATAGCCATAAACGGCCTCCAATTCGTAATTCGTAATTCGTCATTCGTAATTTTTTATGGGTAAAATAACCGCCAGCATCATTACCATCGGTGATGAGCT encodes:
- a CDS encoding acyl-CoA thioesterase — protein: MFSSITTIRVRYGETDQMGYLYYGNYGLYYEVGRAEAIRELGFSYRELEEQGVIMPVAELNVKYLRPAYYDDLITVKTILKELPKSSRIQFHSELYNEKGELLNVGVTTLVFIDVKTKQKAGLPEALKERLEPFFH